A DNA window from Zingiber officinale cultivar Zhangliang chromosome 3A, Zo_v1.1, whole genome shotgun sequence contains the following coding sequences:
- the LOC122052554 gene encoding serine/arginine-rich splicing factor SC35-like, producing the protein MSHFGRTGPPDIKDTYSLLVLNISFRTNADDLFPLFDRYGKVVDVFIPRDRRTGESRGFAFVRYKYADEAQMAVERLDGREVDGRNIMVQFAKYGPNAERIHKGKIMEAIPSRRGRSRSRSPRPRHRDSYREREYRRRSRSRSRDRYERDRYSDRERENRRRSRSRSRSPSRSPDYHRSRGRDSRRSRSASYDSASPIRRSPNPARSSSPRRTPPSSPEKGSHGGKSPPPKSVSPAGRRTNSRSPSPHSSNED; encoded by the exons ATGTCTCACTTCGGGAGAACAGGGCCGCCGGACATCAAGGATACATACTCCCTCCTCGTCCTCAACATCAGCTTCC GTACCAACGCCGATGATCTCTTCCCGTTGTTTGATCGGTACGGGAAAGTGGTTGACGTCTTTATTCCGAGGGACCGGAG GACTGGGGAGTCTCGGGGGTTTGCTTTTGTGAGGTATAAGTATGCAGATGAAGCGCAGATGGCTGTCGAAAGGCTTGATG GGAGGGAGGTTGATGGTCGGAATATTATGGTTCAATTTGCCAAATATGGTCCAAATGCTGAACGCAT TCATAAAGGAAAAATTATGGAAGCAATCCCAAGCAGACGGGGAAGATCTAGAAGTCGCAGCCCTCGCCCCAG ACATAGAGACAGCTATCGAGAACGAGAATATAGAAGGCGAAGCCGCAGTAGAAGCAGAGATAGGTATGAGAGAGATAGGTATAGTGACCGTGAGAGAGAGAATCGCCGCCGAAGTCGAAGCCGAAGCCGAAGTCCTAGTAGAAGTCCTGACTATCATAGGAGCCGTGGCAGAGATAGCCGTAGGAGCAGGAGTGCTTCTTATGACAG TGCTTCACCAATTAGGCGTAGTCCTAATCCTGCAAGGAGTTCATCACCCCGTCGCACTCCTCCCTCAAGCCCTGAGAAAGGGAGCCATGGCGGAAAGTCACCCCCTCCAAAAAGTGTCTCTCCTGCAGGTCGCCGTACAAATTCTCGAAGCCCATCTCCTCACAGCTCAAATGAG GATTGA